From a region of the Ignisphaera sp. genome:
- a CDS encoding P-loop NTPase: protein MSVTSVIETLNLKNVRNAIIVMSGKGGVGKSFVATSLAIALKNLGYSVAILDADIHGPSVPWILGIENSLMGASIEGNLVPQEVDGIAVASFELLLSQKYNPIAWRGPLKTRAIIELVTKTMWGNRDFMVVDMPPGTGDEHLTIIHTLRSIVRGALLVLTPGNLVAHIVNKVRLFLKNTNVDLLGAILNMSYFRCPVCGSTHKIYGEINLSETPILAELPIKPELSHALNEGKLLEYLQKQDKDLLTVFINLCYNILGRLEHNT from the coding sequence ATGTCAGTAACATCAGTTATAGAGACTCTTAATCTAAAAAATGTTAGGAATGCTATAATCGTTATGAGTGGGAAAGGTGGTGTAGGAAAATCTTTTGTAGCTACATCTCTAGCAATAGCCTTAAAAAATCTTGGATATAGTGTAGCTATTCTTGATGCTGATATTCATGGACCTAGCGTTCCATGGATTTTAGGAATTGAAAATAGCCTCATGGGAGCATCTATTGAGGGTAACCTTGTTCCACAAGAAGTTGATGGTATAGCTGTTGCATCTTTTGAACTTCTCTTGAGTCAAAAATATAACCCCATTGCCTGGAGAGGCCCCCTTAAGACACGGGCAATAATTGAGCTTGTAACAAAAACTATGTGGGGAAATAGAGACTTTATGGTAGTCGATATGCCTCCAGGTACAGGAGATGAACATCTAACAATAATTCATACGCTTAGATCTATAGTTAGAGGAGCTCTTCTTGTTTTAACACCAGGAAACCTTGTGGCACATATAGTTAACAAAGTTAGATTGTTCCTGAAAAATACTAACGTAGATCTTCTGGGAGCTATCCTAAATATGTCCTACTTCAGATGTCCTGTATGTGGATCTACTCACAAGATTTATGGCGAAATCAATCTTAGTGAGACACCAATTCTGGCTGAACTACCTATAAAACCGGAATTATCTCACGCTTTAAATGAAGGAAAGCTTCTCGAATATTTACAGAAACAAGATAA